One region of Hydrogenobaculum sp. Y04AAS1 genomic DNA includes:
- a CDS encoding cbb3-type cytochrome c oxidase subunit II codes for MASGGKAIHERWAFIFFLAGIGFFVTGTFVQGVLPIMVLGGSSKMKTKDQVVSEGFYKRQFPEVIQLLAMYPNLWKKYYNVPDQYFYTASPAVQKQIIKGVAQAISDGRWIYMAEGCWQCHSQYVRPVSNEPSYYGHVSVPSEYDNTLFLPHLFGTERKGPDLIREAGKKGVEWHLAHFVNPQYTVPGSIMPRFAKFVDLKDGKPVLTPANPNNAYASLNPEPTKYGLAVITYLEWLGSWYRPRFFDEWRKEVAEEQQNPQAMQAAMSASSTSNSSPNSSNSNSSSSSSNSNSSNSSGNKTASPSGASQ; via the coding sequence ATGGCATCTGGTGGAAAGGCAATACACGAAAGATGGGCTTTTATATTCTTCTTGGCTGGTATAGGATTCTTTGTCACTGGTACCTTTGTACAAGGGGTTTTGCCCATAATGGTGCTCGGTGGTTCCAGCAAGATGAAGACTAAAGATCAGGTGGTATCAGAAGGTTTTTACAAAAGACAGTTTCCAGAAGTTATTCAGCTTTTAGCTATGTATCCCAATCTTTGGAAGAAATATTACAACGTACCTGATCAGTATTTTTATACGGCCTCACCTGCTGTACAAAAGCAGATTATAAAAGGTGTGGCTCAAGCTATAAGCGACGGTAGATGGATATATATGGCAGAAGGATGCTGGCAGTGTCACTCCCAATACGTAAGACCAGTATCCAATGAGCCATCTTATTATGGACATGTATCAGTGCCAAGCGAATATGATAATACGTTATTTTTGCCTCACCTTTTTGGTACTGAAAGAAAAGGTCCAGACCTTATAAGAGAAGCCGGTAAAAAGGGTGTAGAATGGCACTTGGCACACTTCGTAAATCCTCAATATACAGTACCCGGTTCTATAATGCCAAGGTTTGCTAAATTTGTAGATTTAAAAGACGGTAAACCAGTTTTGACACCAGCAAATCCAAACAACGCTTACGCATCTTTAAACCCAGAACCAACCAAGTATGGATTGGCTGTTATAACTTATCTTGAATGGCTTGGTAGCTGGTATAGACCAAGGTTCTTTGATGAGTGGCGTAAAGAGGTTGCAGAGGAACAACAAAACCCTCAAGCTATGCAAGCAGCTATGAGCGCTAGTTCTACAAGCAATTCTTCACCTAATTCTTCAAATTCAAACAGCTCAAGTTCTTCGTCAAACTCAAACTCTTCAAATAGCAGTGGTAATAAAACTGCCTCACCGTCTGGAGCATCACAATGA
- a CDS encoding cbb3-type cytochrome c oxidase subunit I — translation MKQQQELVYTDLVKAHMIMGLIELLLVMIFGLTYSLTFLNIHIVDPYLSPVRLRFNHTNVAAYGFLANCITGALYWAVPRMTGHPVWNRAYGWLLWAALQVAGVGTVIALLFFGGTMLGGPELSRWIGPQSVEWSETPFIMDVPITLWLFVVIPQFLVPIIKASKEKPLYTGLWYITAGLVWTPLVYVLGNYPSVFFYPGAAGAALNGSFIHDLVGLYVTPMGWGLMYYFVPRVLQKPIWSHGLGLLGFWGLAFFYPAQGVHHYLWSPIPMFAQYAAVFATIAIEIVVTTVLVNFMMTLRGSYGAMKEDMALRWFYVGMIDYWITCFQCSIQVLLTTQKVIHFTDWVTGHAHLIMFGTFGFWLLGMYEHIVPRMYGLKYTYSRPLSETAFWFMLIGTEVMFVDLGVAGIAEGFAWIAQVPFIDSVNIGKPFWWVRTASGIFIFIGYIAYFYNILKTMTVGRAYQASTKVATA, via the coding sequence ATGAAGCAACAACAAGAGCTTGTTTATACGGATTTGGTTAAGGCTCATATGATAATGGGTCTTATAGAATTGTTGCTTGTTATGATATTTGGCTTAACTTATTCACTAACATTTTTAAATATTCACATAGTTGACCCGTATCTATCTCCAGTAAGGCTTAGGTTTAACCATACAAACGTTGCAGCTTATGGTTTCTTGGCAAATTGTATAACTGGAGCCTTGTATTGGGCTGTTCCTCGTATGACAGGTCATCCAGTTTGGAACAGAGCTTACGGATGGCTTTTGTGGGCAGCTCTTCAAGTAGCTGGTGTGGGTACCGTAATAGCACTTCTTTTCTTTGGCGGTACGATGCTTGGTGGACCAGAACTAAGCAGATGGATTGGTCCTCAATCTGTGGAGTGGTCTGAAACGCCGTTTATAATGGACGTGCCTATAACATTGTGGTTGTTTGTAGTAATACCTCAATTTTTAGTCCCTATAATAAAAGCCTCAAAAGAAAAGCCTCTATACACAGGGCTTTGGTACATAACAGCGGGTCTTGTATGGACGCCTTTGGTTTATGTACTTGGTAACTATCCAAGCGTGTTCTTCTATCCTGGTGCAGCAGGTGCAGCTCTAAACGGTTCTTTCATACATGACCTTGTTGGTCTTTACGTTACACCTATGGGATGGGGTCTTATGTACTACTTTGTACCTAGAGTTCTCCAAAAGCCAATATGGTCTCACGGTTTAGGACTTTTAGGTTTCTGGGGATTGGCATTTTTCTACCCAGCGCAAGGTGTTCATCACTACTTATGGTCTCCAATACCGATGTTTGCTCAATATGCAGCCGTATTTGCTACAATAGCTATAGAAATAGTTGTGACCACGGTGCTTGTTAACTTCATGATGACTCTAAGAGGTTCTTATGGAGCCATGAAGGAAGACATGGCTTTAAGATGGTTCTATGTAGGTATGATAGACTATTGGATAACTTGTTTCCAATGTTCTATACAAGTGCTTTTGACCACTCAAAAAGTCATACACTTTACAGACTGGGTAACAGGGCATGCTCACCTTATCATGTTTGGAACATTTGGTTTCTGGCTTTTAGGCATGTATGAGCACATAGTACCAAGAATGTACGGTCTAAAGTACACATACTCAAGACCTCTATCGGAAACCGCTTTCTGGTTTATGTTGATAGGTACAGAAGTTATGTTTGTGGACCTAGGCGTGGCTGGTATAGCTGAAGGTTTTGCGTGGATAGCTCAAGTACCTTTCATAGACTCAGTGAATATTGGTAAACCATTCTGGTGGGTACGTACAGCTTCCGGTATATTCATATTTATAGGTTATATAGCTTACTTCTACAACATACTAAAGACTATGACCGTAGGAAGAGCTTATCAAGCTTCTACAAAAGTGGCTACGGCTTAA
- a CDS encoding cytochrome c has product MDKERSKNRESPDKKSGKWFGLAAAAAISVGFASFIMYINPKSSQARVESYPVLSKQEMIRVGKQIYDQRCSGCHGMNGKGDGPAAQFFRVKPRDFTTCLYKFKSTPGTSLPTDSDLLRVLKNGVPSTAMPAFPHYNDQELLDVIEYIKTFCPDWSKLKAQSQPPPENWEALKPPPFLGTPDSIAKGKVLFEQNCAACHGINGQGDGPAALSIHDPSAECQKWQGNTCVERPLERPANLTLGILPGVYDVNEIYKTITMGVLAGTTGGMPSFSSLSSNDRWNLVSYVLFLMGKTQK; this is encoded by the coding sequence ATGGACAAAGAGCGGTCAAAAAATCGTGAAAGTCCTGACAAGAAGTCAGGCAAATGGTTTGGGTTGGCGGCGGCTGCTGCTATATCTGTAGGTTTTGCATCCTTTATAATGTATATCAATCCAAAATCATCTCAAGCACGGGTAGAAAGTTATCCAGTGTTGAGTAAACAAGAGATGATAAGGGTTGGTAAGCAGATTTACGATCAAAGGTGTAGTGGCTGCCACGGTATGAACGGTAAAGGTGATGGTCCCGCTGCACAATTCTTTAGAGTAAAACCAAGAGATTTTACGACTTGCCTTTACAAATTTAAAAGCACTCCAGGTACCTCACTGCCTACTGACAGCGACCTTTTAAGAGTATTAAAAAACGGTGTACCCTCTACAGCAATGCCTGCTTTTCCTCATTACAACGACCAAGAACTTCTAGATGTAATAGAGTACATAAAAACGTTCTGTCCTGACTGGAGCAAATTAAAAGCGCAATCTCAGCCACCTCCAGAAAATTGGGAAGCACTTAAACCACCGCCATTTTTAGGTACTCCAGACTCTATAGCGAAAGGTAAGGTACTTTTTGAGCAAAACTGCGCTGCATGCCACGGTATAAATGGACAAGGTGATGGCCCAGCTGCTCTTTCAATACATGACCCTTCTGCTGAGTGTCAAAAATGGCAAGGTAATACTTGTGTAGAAAGACCACTTGAAAGACCAGCCAACTTGACACTTGGTATACTTCCAGGCGTATACGATGTAAATGAAATATATAAGACTATTACTATGGGTGTATTAGCGGGTACTACAGGTGGTATGCCATCGTTTTCATCGTTGTCTAGCAACGATAGGTGGAATTTGGTTTCTTATGTGCTATTTTTAATGGGTAAAACCCAAAAGTAA
- the holA gene encoding DNA polymerase III subunit delta, with product MLDVLEYIKKDNSLDNLTHTVVYGKDIYFIQYFEQLIKQKYDTKTYWADELDYENLRNIITSRNIFNKKIVIIIKNFTELLNKLKKENLDFIKKTQNIIIFEEYEDLTEKDIKAVQIILGDINILTSKQKKPDYLKSLIQKKFKKEGIDLNQDIINELLDTIGTDSLNLKNETDKLLVLAKSVPITRETLSRALVKEPKDEAFSIVDALIKQDIKKALSIFYDNIKLGQHPLVTLGFMQKQFINMYLAFKMNVSFDEVCKILNISHPFQKNILSKQLSIVNKDKLFSIVKALQRADMSIKYYFNDPVEVLEKLIINIGLILKS from the coding sequence ATGCTTGATGTTTTGGAGTATATAAAAAAAGATAACAGTCTAGACAACTTAACGCATACTGTTGTATATGGAAAAGATATATATTTTATCCAATATTTTGAACAGCTTATAAAACAAAAATACGATACAAAAACATATTGGGCAGACGAACTTGATTATGAAAATTTAAGAAATATAATCACTTCTAGGAATATTTTTAACAAAAAAATAGTTATTATAATAAAAAATTTTACGGAACTCTTAAACAAATTAAAAAAAGAAAATTTGGATTTTATAAAAAAAACTCAAAACATAATTATATTTGAGGAGTACGAAGATCTAACAGAAAAAGATATAAAAGCCGTTCAAATCATTCTTGGAGATATAAATATATTAACATCAAAGCAAAAAAAACCCGATTATCTTAAAAGCCTTATACAGAAAAAATTCAAAAAAGAAGGCATTGACTTAAACCAAGACATAATAAATGAATTGTTAGATACAATAGGTACAGATTCTTTAAACCTAAAAAATGAAACGGATAAGCTTCTTGTATTGGCAAAATCTGTACCAATTACAAGAGAAACACTTTCAAGAGCTCTTGTAAAAGAACCAAAAGATGAAGCGTTTTCTATCGTAGATGCTTTGATAAAACAAGATATAAAGAAAGCGCTATCTATCTTTTACGATAATATCAAGTTGGGTCAACATCCATTGGTAACTCTTGGGTTTATGCAAAAACAATTTATAAATATGTATTTGGCTTTTAAGATGAATGTAAGTTTTGATGAGGTATGTAAGATTTTAAATATAAGTCATCCGTTTCAGAAAAACATATTATCAAAACAGTTAAGTATCGTTAATAAGGATAAGCTTTTTAGTATTGTAAAGGCTCTTCAAAGAGCCGATATGAGCATAAAATATTATTTTAACGATCCAGTGGAAGTTTTGGAAAAGCTTATCATAAATATTGGGTTAATATTAAAATCATGA
- the accD gene encoding acetyl-CoA carboxylase, carboxyltransferase subunit beta produces the protein MGILDFFRKKEKKENLWTKCEECKNILLAQELETNFYVCPKCGHHHQMNPYLWASMLLDYNYNVLFEYILPTDFLSFKDTKRYKDRLKTLKETSNTSEAMTVFDGKLSDYPVVLSVMDFSFIGGSMGSVVGERFKLASLKAVQDKKPHISVVTSGGARMQESVISLMQMAKTSIAVDIMHKNGIPFITVLTNPTTGGVSASFAFLGDVIIAEPKAIIGFAGARVIEQTIKQQLPEDFQTSEFLLKKGMVDMVVHRHLMKQTLKNLLNLLFYKNA, from the coding sequence ATGGGTATACTTGATTTTTTTAGAAAAAAAGAAAAGAAGGAAAACCTTTGGACAAAGTGTGAAGAGTGTAAAAATATACTTTTAGCTCAAGAGCTTGAAACTAACTTCTACGTATGCCCCAAGTGTGGTCATCATCATCAAATGAATCCATACCTATGGGCAAGTATGCTTCTTGATTACAACTATAACGTACTTTTTGAGTACATACTACCTACGGATTTTTTGTCTTTTAAAGATACAAAAAGATACAAAGACAGGCTAAAAACTTTGAAGGAGACATCAAATACGTCAGAAGCTATGACGGTGTTTGATGGAAAATTATCTGATTACCCTGTTGTTTTGAGTGTTATGGATTTTAGTTTCATAGGTGGAAGCATGGGATCTGTAGTAGGCGAGAGGTTTAAATTGGCTTCTTTAAAAGCAGTCCAAGATAAAAAACCACATATAAGTGTAGTCACTTCTGGTGGTGCCAGGATGCAAGAGAGTGTAATATCGTTGATGCAGATGGCAAAAACTTCTATAGCGGTGGATATCATGCATAAAAATGGAATACCTTTTATTACTGTACTAACAAATCCAACCACTGGAGGTGTGTCGGCATCTTTTGCATTTTTAGGAGATGTTATCATAGCAGAACCAAAAGCTATAATAGGATTTGCAGGTGCAAGGGTTATAGAACAAACCATAAAACAACAACTACCAGAAGACTTTCAGACATCGGAATTTTTACTAAAAAAAGGTATGGTAGACATGGTAGTACATAGACATCTTATGAAACAGACATTGAAAAACTTGCTTAATTTATTATTTTATAAAAATGCTTGA
- the panC gene encoding pantoate--beta-alanine ligase, translating to MDICKDVECVRAFVNIRKQQSKTIGFVPTMGYLHEGHMSLVKASKSMCDITVVSIFVNPKQFGPKEDYSKYPRNLERDLKLLEEAKVDMVFIPDVDTIYPEGFSTTINIGPLANVLEGAFRPGHFDGVCTVVTKLFNIVKPNKAFFGEKDYQQLKIIQKLVKDLNLDIEIVPIPTKREEDGLAMSSRNTYLNEEQRERANTIYKFLLKAKEAFENGIKDTDKIIEYAKAVLDVDVVYYIKIVDKETLEEKTAPSKYDRILIAVKIEDTRLIDNIEI from the coding sequence ATGGACATTTGTAAAGATGTAGAATGTGTTAGGGCTTTTGTTAACATTAGAAAACAGCAATCTAAAACGATTGGTTTTGTGCCTACTATGGGATATTTACATGAAGGGCATATGTCTTTGGTAAAAGCTTCAAAAAGTATGTGTGATATTACTGTGGTTAGTATTTTTGTAAATCCAAAACAGTTTGGCCCTAAAGAAGACTACAGCAAATATCCAAGAAACTTAGAAAGGGATTTAAAGCTTTTAGAGGAAGCTAAAGTAGATATGGTTTTTATACCTGATGTAGATACAATTTATCCAGAGGGTTTTTCTACAACTATAAACATAGGGCCTTTAGCAAATGTTTTGGAAGGTGCTTTTAGACCTGGGCATTTTGACGGTGTGTGTACGGTTGTTACGAAGCTTTTTAATATAGTAAAGCCAAATAAAGCTTTTTTTGGAGAAAAAGATTATCAACAGCTAAAGATCATCCAAAAACTTGTAAAAGATTTGAACTTAGACATAGAAATAGTACCTATTCCTACAAAAAGAGAAGAAGATGGACTTGCTATGAGCTCAAGAAACACCTATTTGAACGAAGAACAAAGGGAAAGGGCAAACACCATATATAAATTTTTACTAAAAGCCAAAGAAGCTTTTGAAAACGGCATAAAAGATACTGATAAGATTATAGAGTACGCTAAAGCTGTGCTTGATGTGGATGTTGTTTATTATATAAAAATAGTAGATAAAGAAACGCTTGAAGAAAAGACAGCTCCAAGTAAGTATGATAGAATACTTATAGCTGTGAAAATAGAAGATACTAGGCTCATAGACAATATAGAGATTTGA
- the wbaP gene encoding undecaprenyl-phosphate galactose phosphotransferase WbaP yields MRRFLRIFLLILIDVLAFYIALFLAYITRKILGKLFIKNVVFSFSFEHFLSFWWMPLVFIFFLWYQKLYTRRYSFWYEVKEMLKAVFLSGVFAFAVLSLSKISLEMSRLTLILLCFYAIFTISILRYVGKKILNYLDIWKSPIVIIGAGSSGKSVAKGIVDDWYLGYEIKGFLDDFKSSFVEIKSIKIPIIGKIEKIRELKEENIEAAIVSIPSLGNEELAHLVNTTHRYIKQVFVVPDLKGIGLLNSELYHLFTEQLFLIKITNNLDSKLNQIIKQTFDILLSLITLPILLFVISIFVILIKIDSEGPVFFVQERLGKNGKIFKCIKFRTMYVNNQEILKNFLKENQDAQLEWQTFKKLKKHDPRITRIGKFLRKTSLDELPQIFNVLKGDMSLVGPRPYLPSEEKDMGDYKDYILLTKPGITGLWQVSGRNELSFEERLKLDTWYVLNWSLWFDIVIILKTIRVVFKKEGAY; encoded by the coding sequence ATGAGAAGGTTCTTAAGAATCTTTTTGCTTATATTAATAGACGTTTTGGCTTTTTATATTGCGCTTTTTTTAGCTTATATAACAAGAAAAATATTGGGAAAGCTATTTATAAAAAATGTTGTTTTTTCATTTAGTTTTGAGCATTTTTTATCTTTTTGGTGGATGCCTCTTGTATTTATATTTTTTTTATGGTATCAAAAGCTTTATACTAGAAGATATTCTTTTTGGTATGAGGTAAAAGAGATGCTAAAAGCTGTTTTTTTATCGGGTGTTTTTGCCTTTGCGGTGCTATCTCTTAGTAAAATCTCTTTAGAAATGTCTAGGCTTACCTTGATACTTCTTTGTTTTTACGCTATTTTTACTATATCTATTTTAAGGTATGTAGGAAAAAAGATACTAAACTATCTTGATATTTGGAAAAGCCCAATAGTTATAATAGGGGCTGGGTCTTCTGGAAAAAGCGTAGCAAAGGGCATTGTAGATGACTGGTATCTTGGATATGAAATAAAAGGGTTTTTAGATGATTTTAAAAGTAGTTTTGTTGAAATAAAAAGCATTAAGATACCAATAATAGGGAAAATAGAAAAAATAAGAGAGCTAAAAGAAGAGAATATAGAAGCTGCTATCGTTTCTATACCATCTTTGGGTAATGAAGAGCTTGCTCACCTTGTAAACACAACCCATAGATATATTAAGCAGGTGTTTGTAGTACCCGATTTGAAAGGTATAGGGCTTTTAAATAGTGAATTGTATCATCTTTTTACAGAGCAGCTTTTTTTAATAAAGATTACAAACAACTTAGATTCAAAATTAAACCAAATAATAAAACAGACTTTTGATATTTTACTATCTTTGATTACGCTTCCTATATTGCTTTTTGTTATAAGTATCTTTGTTATATTGATAAAGATAGACAGCGAAGGGCCGGTGTTTTTTGTACAAGAAAGATTGGGTAAGAACGGCAAAATATTCAAATGCATAAAGTTTAGGACAATGTATGTAAATAATCAAGAGATACTGAAAAATTTTTTAAAGGAAAATCAAGATGCTCAGTTAGAATGGCAAACTTTTAAAAAGTTAAAGAAGCATGATCCAAGAATCACGAGAATAGGTAAGTTTTTACGAAAAACTTCTTTAGACGAGCTTCCTCAAATATTCAACGTTTTAAAAGGGGATATGAGTTTGGTGGGTCCAAGACCTTACTTGCCTTCCGAGGAAAAGGATATGGGAGATTACAAAGATTATATACTTCTTACAAAACCAGGTATTACAGGTTTATGGCAAGTAAGTGGAAGAAACGAGCTTTCTTTTGAAGAAAGACTTAAGCTGGATACTTGGTATGTGTTAAATTGGTCACTTTGGTTTGATATAGTAATAATACTTAAAACAATTAGGGTTGTCTTCAAAAAAGAAGGGGCTTATTAG
- a CDS encoding YifB family Mg chelatase-like AAA ATPase, translating into MFFEIISGGLLGIEGIKVTVEIDVSNGLPSFNIVGLPDVAIKESKERVRSSLINKGFGFPPKRITINLSPSNLKKQGTFYDLPIAIGILSYLDLVNRENVKNYAFLGELSLDGVIKPINGVLPMALALKEIGIKNIVVPIENAQEISFLEDIKVYSPKDIVELVNFINQDITISPIKHKQEVKEEDYLDMIDIIGQSMAKKACAIAAAGFHNMLLIGPPGSGKSMLAKRLPGIMPPLDEEESLEVSKIYSVAGLLKNSLIKQRPFASPHASASEASLIGGGSTPKPGAVSLAHKGVLFLDEMPEFNRKVLEALRQPLEDKEVTISRVYGSIKFPASLLLVGAMNPCPCGYHKSNLKACKCTSNQIKQYQSKISGPLLDRIDLFVSVEALKEHELINRKKETSSKDLKDMVLRAFDIMTRRFKNSKTKFNSEMTEEEIDMYCILDEPAKKVLSAAITNLNLTGRSYARLLKVSRTIADMNNSEYIKPEHVSLALQFRPNTSGILL; encoded by the coding sequence ATGTTTTTTGAGATAATTAGCGGTGGACTTCTTGGTATAGAGGGAATAAAGGTAACAGTAGAAATAGACGTATCAAACGGGTTACCGAGCTTTAACATAGTAGGATTACCCGATGTTGCCATAAAAGAATCAAAGGAAAGGGTAAGATCAAGTCTAATAAACAAAGGTTTTGGTTTTCCACCAAAAAGAATAACGATAAATTTATCGCCTTCTAATCTAAAAAAACAAGGTACATTTTACGATCTTCCAATAGCGATTGGCATTCTTAGTTATCTTGATTTGGTAAATAGAGAAAATGTGAAAAATTATGCTTTTTTAGGGGAGCTTTCTTTGGATGGGGTTATAAAACCAATAAACGGTGTACTTCCTATGGCATTGGCCCTCAAAGAAATAGGTATAAAAAACATAGTGGTACCTATAGAAAACGCTCAAGAGATTTCTTTTTTAGAAGATATAAAAGTATATTCTCCAAAAGATATTGTAGAGCTAGTGAACTTCATAAACCAAGACATAACTATAAGCCCTATAAAACATAAACAAGAAGTAAAAGAAGAAGATTATCTTGATATGATTGATATAATAGGTCAGAGTATGGCAAAAAAAGCTTGTGCTATAGCGGCGGCTGGTTTTCACAACATGCTTTTAATAGGACCACCCGGCAGCGGAAAATCTATGCTAGCAAAAAGACTTCCAGGTATTATGCCACCCTTGGATGAAGAGGAATCTTTAGAAGTATCAAAAATATACAGTGTAGCAGGACTTTTAAAAAACTCACTTATAAAACAAAGACCCTTTGCGTCACCACATGCAAGCGCATCTGAAGCATCTTTAATAGGTGGGGGCAGCACTCCGAAACCAGGTGCAGTATCTTTAGCTCACAAAGGTGTATTGTTTTTGGATGAGATGCCTGAGTTTAATAGGAAAGTTTTAGAAGCACTAAGACAACCCCTAGAAGACAAGGAGGTTACTATATCTAGGGTATATGGTAGTATAAAATTTCCCGCTTCTCTTCTTTTGGTGGGGGCTATGAACCCATGTCCTTGTGGATATCACAAGAGCAATTTAAAAGCTTGCAAATGTACATCGAACCAAATAAAACAATATCAGTCCAAGATATCTGGTCCTTTGTTGGATAGGATAGATTTGTTTGTAAGCGTAGAAGCTCTAAAAGAGCATGAACTTATAAACCGAAAGAAAGAAACATCTTCTAAAGATTTAAAAGATATGGTTTTAAGGGCTTTTGATATTATGACAAGGCGGTTTAAGAATTCAAAAACAAAGTTTAACTCAGAAATGACCGAAGAAGAGATAGATATGTATTGTATACTGGACGAGCCTGCAAAGAAAGTTTTAAGTGCCGCCATAACAAACTTAAACCTTACCGGAAGATCTTATGCAAGACTTTTAAAGGTATCTAGGACTATAGCAGATATGAATAATTCAGAATACATAAAACCAGAGCATGTAAGCTTAGCTCTTCAATTTAGGCCCAACACCAGCGGTATTTTACTCTAA
- a CDS encoding mannose-1-phosphate guanylyltransferase/mannose-6-phosphate isomerase: MDITAVILCGGSGTRLWPLSRSNYPKQFLRLFSEYSLFQEAVLRVKDIAKEILIVTSDRYYWIVENHLKEINIKANIITEPAAKNTAPAIALATYHTKDNDSLLIIPSDHRIENKERFQEYIKNTYTYTKTHIITFGISPTYPETGYGYIKLGDTLSKENNIYKIEKFVEKPSKELAQEYINSGKYLWNSGMFFASKELLINEFKKIDSTLYDISTKGDLESFKKAKALSFDYAIMEHTQKGACAKLDIKWSDVGSWLSVYEELKKDENNNAILGENYISINSDNNLIISNKRLVGALGLKNLIIVDTEDATLIVDKNNSQDVKKIVDILKAKNDKRAEESLISYKPYGYYVLLEEGKNFKIRKLLLKPKKHISKQMHHHRTEHWIVLRGTAKVLIADKEYFFHENESFFVPKSTWHYIENPGIIDLEMLEVQSGEYLEETDTIREDVF; encoded by the coding sequence ATGGATATTACAGCTGTCATACTGTGCGGGGGCTCTGGTACTAGGCTCTGGCCCTTATCCAGGTCCAACTATCCAAAGCAATTTTTGAGGCTTTTCTCAGAGTATTCTTTGTTCCAAGAGGCTGTTTTAAGAGTAAAAGACATAGCAAAAGAGATACTTATAGTAACCTCTGATAGGTATTATTGGATAGTGGAAAACCATTTGAAAGAGATAAACATAAAAGCAAATATAATTACAGAGCCAGCTGCAAAAAACACAGCCCCTGCTATAGCTTTAGCCACCTATCATACAAAAGATAACGATAGTTTACTTATAATACCATCAGACCATAGAATTGAAAATAAAGAGCGTTTTCAAGAATATATAAAAAACACTTATACATATACAAAAACTCATATAATAACCTTTGGTATAAGCCCAACGTACCCAGAAACTGGATATGGATATATAAAATTAGGAGATACGCTTTCAAAAGAAAACAATATATATAAGATAGAAAAATTTGTAGAAAAACCAAGTAAAGAGTTAGCCCAAGAATATATAAATTCTGGCAAATATCTTTGGAACAGCGGGATGTTTTTTGCAAGCAAAGAGCTACTGATAAACGAGTTTAAAAAAATAGATAGCACCCTTTATGATATATCCACAAAAGGGGACCTAGAAAGCTTTAAAAAAGCAAAAGCCTTATCGTTTGATTATGCAATTATGGAGCACACTCAAAAAGGTGCATGTGCAAAGCTTGATATAAAATGGTCTGATGTTGGTTCGTGGCTTTCTGTTTATGAAGAGTTAAAAAAAGATGAAAACAACAACGCTATTTTAGGGGAAAACTATATAAGTATAAACTCTGATAACAACCTCATAATATCGAATAAAAGATTGGTAGGTGCTTTGGGACTAAAAAACTTAATAATAGTTGACACGGAAGACGCTACGTTGATAGTTGACAAAAATAACTCTCAAGATGTTAAAAAAATTGTTGATATACTAAAAGCTAAAAACGATAAAAGAGCGGAAGAATCTTTAATATCTTATAAGCCTTATGGGTATTATGTGCTTTTAGAAGAGGGAAAAAATTTCAAGATAAGAAAGCTTTTGTTAAAACCAAAAAAACATATATCTAAGCAAATGCACCATCATAGAACAGAGCACTGGATCGTCTTAAGAGGTACAGCCAAAGTCCTTATAGCCGATAAAGAATATTTTTTTCATGAAAACGAAAGTTTTTTTGTGCCCAAGTCTACATGGCATTATATTGAAAATCCTGGTATCATAGACCTTGAAATGTTAGAGGTGCAAAGCGGTGAATATTTGGAAGAAACCGATACTATAAGGGAAGATGTTTTTTGA